One part of the Terrimicrobium sacchariphilum genome encodes these proteins:
- a CDS encoding FAD-dependent oxidoreductase has translation MKIVRESARETPVVGEFDLCVIGGSCTGVFAAVRAARLGLSVAIVEQSLLLGGVATLAQVNEWHSLYDTAGMQIIGGLTVEVLDNLRHRGLVIESEREGRGLCATFNSAELALDLDRLVMENGIRIFLRASCVAAIREGGRVAAAIIEDKSGRRAIAARFFIDASGDGDLLRQAGFGAWKSESLQPVNYQMLAAGLDRVMEKTGQDIWEQVKHRAADYGYPADNAVPWINRFPAPADLRNIYGPRLNGYDAADADQLTAAALEGRRCLRALLDMIRAGPDPGVAAVSLAHALGVRETWHARCMHRLRAGELMAGVAFPDAIAQGTYPVDVHSPEGTVLRFLDGREQCIGRDGIAVWRRWRDETAESPRCYHLPYRSLVPEFAENLLVAGRLIDADREAFGGVRVMVNMNQTGEAVGTAAYLALREECAASEVPIAQLRRMMVDGGSLLSIGDA, from the coding sequence ATGAAAATCGTCCGCGAATCTGCCCGGGAGACGCCTGTCGTCGGGGAATTTGATCTCTGTGTGATCGGTGGTTCCTGCACCGGGGTGTTTGCGGCAGTGCGAGCGGCCCGGCTGGGATTATCCGTGGCAATTGTCGAGCAAAGCCTCCTTCTGGGGGGAGTTGCGACTCTCGCGCAAGTCAATGAGTGGCACTCGCTTTACGATACGGCGGGCATGCAAATCATCGGAGGGCTTACGGTGGAGGTGCTGGATAATCTCCGCCACCGAGGCCTTGTCATTGAATCCGAGCGCGAGGGCCGCGGGTTATGTGCCACGTTCAACAGCGCCGAGCTGGCTCTCGACCTCGACCGGCTGGTGATGGAGAATGGCATCCGGATTTTTCTCAGAGCCTCATGCGTGGCAGCGATCCGAGAGGGAGGACGGGTGGCTGCGGCCATCATCGAGGACAAGTCAGGGAGGCGGGCGATTGCTGCGCGGTTCTTTATTGATGCCTCGGGCGACGGGGATCTGCTCCGGCAGGCGGGTTTTGGAGCATGGAAGAGTGAAAGCCTGCAGCCGGTGAATTACCAGATGCTGGCTGCGGGACTCGATCGCGTGATGGAAAAAACCGGGCAGGATATCTGGGAGCAGGTAAAACATCGGGCGGCGGACTATGGCTATCCCGCCGACAATGCGGTGCCATGGATCAATCGATTCCCGGCCCCGGCGGACCTGAGAAACATCTACGGCCCGCGGCTGAACGGGTATGATGCGGCCGATGCAGACCAGTTGACTGCTGCGGCGCTCGAGGGGCGGCGATGCTTGCGAGCGCTGCTCGACATGATCCGGGCTGGGCCTGATCCGGGCGTCGCGGCGGTGTCACTCGCCCATGCGCTCGGCGTGCGCGAGACATGGCACGCCCGGTGCATGCACCGATTGCGGGCCGGGGAGCTCATGGCGGGTGTTGCATTTCCTGATGCCATTGCGCAGGGGACCTATCCGGTGGATGTGCATTCGCCCGAGGGAACGGTGCTGAGGTTTCTCGATGGTCGCGAGCAGTGTATCGGTCGCGATGGTATTGCGGTCTGGCGGCGCTGGCGCGATGAGACTGCGGAGAGTCCCCGCTGCTATCATCTTCCCTATCGCAGCCTGGTGCCCGAGTTCGCGGAGAATCTCCTGGTGGCCGGCAGATTGATCGATGCGGATCGCGAGGCTTTTGGGGGAGTCCGCGTGATGGTCAACATGAACCAGACTGGCGAAGCGGTGGGCACGGCTGCGTACCTTGCCCTACGTGAAGAGTGCGCCGCATCGGAGGTGCCGATTGCCCAGCTCAGGCGGATGATGGTCGATGGAGGTTCGCTGCTTTCCATCGGTGATGCCTGA